One part of the Sphingobacterium sp. LZ7M1 genome encodes these proteins:
- a CDS encoding non-canonical purine NTP diphosphatase: MELVFATNNAHKLEEVQQMVGDRFVLKSLADIGCDDDIPETGVTFQENAQQKTDYLFQKYQVNCFGDDSGLEIDALNGEPGVYSARYSGSRDMEKNIDLVLEKLQDQENRRARFKTVISLFLNGEQHFFEGTVEGRIIASRTGTEGFGYDPIFIPEGYDQTFAEMSLEEKNKISHRSQAVAKLVGFLNSKE; encoded by the coding sequence ATGGAATTGGTATTTGCTACAAACAATGCGCATAAACTGGAAGAAGTACAACAGATGGTGGGAGATAGGTTTGTCTTGAAATCATTGGCTGATATAGGTTGTGATGATGATATTCCTGAAACTGGAGTTACTTTTCAGGAGAATGCCCAACAAAAAACAGATTACCTATTCCAAAAGTATCAAGTGAATTGTTTCGGAGACGATTCGGGTTTAGAAATTGACGCCTTGAATGGGGAACCTGGGGTATATTCTGCCCGTTATTCAGGGTCTAGGGATATGGAAAAGAACATTGACCTGGTTTTGGAAAAGCTACAAGACCAAGAAAACCGCAGGGCAAGATTCAAAACGGTTATTTCCCTGTTCTTAAATGGAGAGCAGCATTTCTTTGAAGGTACTGTAGAGGGAAGGATCATTGCAAGTCGGACAGGAACGGAAGGCTTCGGTTATGATCCGATCTTTATTCCGGAGGGTTATGATCAGACCTTTGCGGAAATGAGTTTGGAAGAAAAAAACAAGATCAGTCATCGCTCGCAAGCCGTGGCTAAGTTGGTTGGTTTTTTAAACTCAAAAGAATAG
- a CDS encoding mandelate racemase/muconate lactonizing enzyme family protein, with product MLIKEIEIYRLSIPMEPFVIATGVMEFAQNTFVKVISDEGLYGVGECSAFPMIVGETQNTCIAVAQDFAKIWIGKDPLAIEERLAELHLYIAKNATIKSAFDMALYDLAAKKAGVPLYQFLGGKPREIVTDITIGIASPEQMAAKAKDLHDHGAVALKVKLGKKPQDDIARIKAIRQAVGFDIPIRIDANQGWSYEEAMEALKGLEPLKIQFCEQPMRTYNDHLLPQLRSETIVPIMADESVYDHHDAERLCRTDSCDYINIKFSKSSGIAESLKIQAVAQEFGIPCMIGGMLESRLALAAKTHFAYAAPNVKFFDLDTCMVGHLEDPVIGGIQYDGYSIKITEGPGIAADIDPAFLEKCEKWTIS from the coding sequence ATGTTGATCAAAGAAATTGAAATTTATAGGTTGAGTATTCCCATGGAACCCTTTGTCATTGCAACGGGAGTGATGGAGTTTGCTCAGAACACTTTTGTGAAGGTCATTTCGGATGAAGGCCTTTACGGAGTGGGTGAATGTTCTGCCTTTCCGATGATTGTTGGGGAAACGCAAAATACATGTATCGCTGTGGCCCAGGATTTTGCAAAGATCTGGATCGGTAAGGACCCTTTGGCAATTGAAGAGCGATTGGCCGAACTGCACCTTTACATTGCCAAAAACGCGACCATTAAGTCGGCCTTTGATATGGCCCTTTATGACCTTGCAGCTAAAAAAGCAGGTGTGCCACTTTATCAATTCTTGGGTGGAAAGCCTAGAGAGATCGTAACGGATATTACCATTGGTATCGCTAGCCCGGAACAAATGGCGGCTAAAGCCAAGGACCTGCACGATCATGGTGCCGTTGCCTTAAAGGTAAAATTGGGCAAGAAACCTCAGGATGATATTGCCCGCATTAAAGCCATCCGACAAGCTGTTGGATTTGATATCCCTATCCGGATCGATGCCAACCAGGGCTGGAGCTATGAAGAGGCCATGGAAGCATTAAAAGGGCTTGAACCTTTGAAGATCCAATTCTGTGAACAGCCAATGCGTACCTATAACGATCATCTATTGCCCCAGTTGAGGTCTGAAACCATCGTTCCGATCATGGCTGATGAGTCTGTCTATGACCATCATGATGCAGAACGCCTATGCAGGACAGACAGTTGTGACTATATCAATATTAAGTTCTCCAAATCCTCGGGGATTGCGGAATCCTTAAAGATCCAGGCGGTTGCGCAAGAATTTGGTATCCCTTGTATGATCGGTGGCATGTTGGAAAGCCGTTTGGCACTTGCCGCTAAGACCCATTTTGCTTATGCTGCGCCTAACGTGAAATTCTTTGACCTGGATACCTGCATGGTAGGACATCTTGAGGATCCTGTTATTGGCGGAATTCAATATGATGGCTATTCCATCAAGATTACCGAAGGACCAGGTATAGCAGCGGATATTGACCCTGCATTCCTGGAGAAATGTGAAAAATGGACAATTTCCTAA
- a CDS encoding deoxyhypusine synthase family protein: protein MSTQRGPISQFIEKNYLHFNAASLVDAAKGYETHLAEGGKMLVSLAGAMSTAELGISLAEMIRQDKVAIISCTGANLEEDVMNLVAHSHYKRVPNYRDLTPQDEWELLENHYNRVTDTCIPEEEAFRRLQVHLEKVWKDAEAAGERYFPHEFLYKVVLSGVLDQHYEIDPKNSWILAAAEKNIPIIVPGWEDSTTGNIFASYVIKGELKAHTVKTGIEYMIYLTEWYRANSGGKGVGFFQIGGGIAGDFPICVVPMMYQDLEWHDVPFWSYFCQISDSTTSYGSYSGAVPNEKITWGKLDTESPKFIVESDATIVAPLIFAWVLGQ from the coding sequence ATGAGTACACAAAGAGGTCCTATTTCTCAATTTATTGAGAAAAACTATCTTCACTTCAACGCCGCTTCCTTAGTTGATGCCGCAAAAGGTTATGAAACCCACCTAGCAGAAGGTGGTAAAATGTTGGTTTCACTAGCAGGTGCTATGAGTACTGCTGAGCTTGGAATTTCATTAGCTGAAATGATCCGTCAGGACAAAGTGGCTATCATTTCCTGTACTGGTGCAAATCTGGAAGAGGACGTGATGAACTTGGTAGCGCACTCACACTATAAACGTGTTCCTAACTACCGTGATCTTACTCCTCAAGACGAATGGGAATTGTTAGAAAACCATTACAACCGTGTTACTGACACCTGTATCCCTGAAGAAGAGGCTTTCAGAAGATTGCAAGTTCACCTTGAAAAGGTATGGAAAGATGCTGAAGCTGCTGGCGAACGCTATTTTCCACATGAGTTCTTATACAAAGTAGTATTATCTGGCGTTTTGGACCAACACTATGAAATTGATCCAAAGAACTCTTGGATCTTGGCTGCTGCAGAAAAAAACATTCCTATCATCGTACCGGGATGGGAAGATTCAACAACAGGTAATATCTTTGCTTCATACGTAATCAAAGGTGAATTGAAAGCGCATACAGTGAAAACTGGTATCGAATACATGATCTATTTGACAGAATGGTACCGTGCTAACTCAGGTGGCAAAGGTGTAGGTTTCTTCCAGATCGGTGGTGGTATCGCTGGTGACTTCCCAATCTGTGTGGTTCCTATGATGTACCAAGATCTTGAATGGCATGATGTTCCTTTCTGGTCATACTTCTGCCAAATCTCGGATTCAACAACTTCTTATGGTTCCTATTCTGGTGCTGTGCCAAATGAGAAGATCACTTGGGGTAAATTGGATACCGAATCGCCTAAGTTTATTGTAGAATCGGATGCTACGATCGTGGCTCCATTGATTTTTGCTTGGGTATTAGGTCAATAA